From the genome of Ziziphus jujuba cultivar Dongzao chromosome 6, ASM3175591v1, one region includes:
- the LOC132804295 gene encoding uncharacterized protein LOC132804295, translating to MPMTAMMKLDGTNYQKWKKTLVMNLTFMKLDLALEIDPPEIPTDESTAAVKKLYEDWKHSNKCCMMMMENYMDEAIYASIPKVDTAKGLLEEIGKKFIKFDMNEKHHYLDLLNNTKYDGIKGVRDHIMLLSSYYNKLKDLKMDIGEEFLTYSIMRSLPSQFDNIRSSLNTKKEGCSLEELTTILVKEEDDIKLSKSRSVAMVSHQVDKSKKFFQKKGQGFKPGQGFKPGQGFNPNRKKFSGMKPKGPRDGGFQIRERKEYFNGRCGYCNKVGHKKIDCWTLKGKQEKKGDDKPKGPNQS from the exons atgcctatgactgccatgatgaaattggatgggacaaattatcagaaatggaagaaaaccttagttatgaatttgaccttcatgaaattggatttggctttggagatagatccaccagagattccgactgatgagagtactgcagcagttaagaaactttatgaggattggaaacactctaataagtgctgtatgatgatgatggagaattacatggatgaggccatatatgctagtattcctaaagtggataccgcaaagggacttcttgaggagataggaaagaagtttatcaagtttgatatgaatgagaagcatcattatttggacctattgaacaataccaagtatgatggtattaaaggagtaagggaccatattatgctactttcttcttattataataagctgaaggatcttaagatggacattggagaggagttcttgacctattctataatgaggagtcttccatcCCAGTTTGATAATATCaggtcgagtttgaatactaagaaagaaggttgtagtttggaggaattgactactatccttgtcaaggaagaggatgatattaaattaagtaagtctaggtctgttgctatggtttcacatcaggtagataagtccaagaagtttttccaaaagaagggacaaggattcaagccaggacaaggtttcaagcctgggcagggttttaaccccaataggaagaagttttctggtatgaagcctaaaggacctagggatggtggttttcagattagagaaaggaaagagtacttcaatggaaggtgtggatactgcaataaagttgggcacaagaagatagactgttggaccttaaagggaaagcaagagaagaaag gggatgataagccgaaggggcccaaccaatcttga
- the LOC107434187 gene encoding pentatricopeptide repeat-containing protein At4g18975, chloroplastic isoform X1: MWKSPTMYFLVGGLTQRGLSRIQNVSSGYSTIMHAQIFNQRAAASLEGQHSSQDNSLCQGKTDGGVRKHQISENISRKDKIDYLVRTLLDLKDSKDAVYGALDAWVAWEQNFPTASLKRAMLILEKEQQWHRIVQVIKWMLSKGQGTTMGTYGQLIRALDMDQRADEAHKFWEKKIGIDLHSVPWQLCRQMIAIYYRNNMLENLVKLFEGLEAFDRKPPEKSIVLRVANAYELLGKLNEKEKVLQKYKYLLTENESPKKSKRNLSKKKNKLDHLIFQEKSENLLLSIKNSCLASRQAWIFTRNNLIRHAADIFIQPGSSLS; this comes from the exons ATGTGGAAATCACCTACTATGTactttctt GTTGGGGGACTAACTCAACGTGGATTGAGTAGAATCCAAAATGTCAGCTCTGGATATAGTACAATTATGCATGCTCAAATATTTAACCAACGCGCTGCAGCATCATTGGAG GGTCAGCACAGCAGCCAAGACAATAGTCTGTGTCAAGGGAAAACTGATGGAGGTGTACGAAAGCACCAAATTTCAGAGAATATTTCAAGAAAGGATAAGATTGATTATCTTGTGAGAACA CTTCTTGATCTCAAGGATAGCAAGGATGCTGTTTATGGTGCTCTTGATGCCTGGGTTGCATGGGAGCAAAACTTTCCTACAGCATCACTTAAGAGGGCGATGCTTATTCTTGAGAAGGAGCAACAGTGGCACAGAATCGTGCAG GTAATTAAATGGATGCTAAGCAAGGGGCAGGGAACCACAATGGGAACATATGGTCAATTAATACGAGCTTTAGATATGGACCAAAGAGCAGATGAAGCGCACAAGTTTTGGGAGAAGAAGATTGGCATAGATCTGCATTCTGTTCCTTGGCAGTTATGCAGACAAATGATAGCTATATACTACCGAAATAATATGTTAGAGAATCTTGTAAAG CTTTTTGAGGGCCTTGAAGCTTTTGATCGTAAACCTCCAGAGAAATCAATAGTTCTGAGAGTGGCAAATGCATATGAACTTTTAGGCAAGCTCAATGAAAAAGAGAAAGTCTTGCAGAAGTACAAGTATCTCTTGACTGAGAACGAATCACCCAAGAAATCAAAAAGGAATTTGtctaagaaaaagaacaaactgG ACCACCTGATATTCCAAGAGAAATCTGAAAATCTCCTCTTAAGCATCAAAAACTCATGTCTGGCATCCCGGCAAGCATGGATCTTCACAAGAAACAATCTAATCCGACATGCTGCTGACATCTTCATTCAACCTGGTTCCAGCCTTTCTTAA
- the LOC107434187 gene encoding pentatricopeptide repeat-containing protein At4g18975, chloroplastic isoform X2 has translation MWKSPTMYFLVGGLTQRGLSRIQNVSSGYSTIMHAQIFNQRAAASLEGQHSSQDNSLCQGKTDGGVRKHQISENISRKDKIDYLVRTLLDLKDSKDAVYGALDAWVAWEQNFPTASLKRAMLILEKEQQWHRIVQVIKWMLSKGQGTTMGTYGQLIRALDMDQRADEAHKFWEKKIGIDLHSVPWQLCRQMIAIYYRNNMLENLVKLFEGLEAFDRKPPEKSIVLRVANAYELLGKLNEKEKVLQKYKYLLTENESPKKSKRNLSKKKNKLAFLAQKGTSSG, from the exons ATGTGGAAATCACCTACTATGTactttctt GTTGGGGGACTAACTCAACGTGGATTGAGTAGAATCCAAAATGTCAGCTCTGGATATAGTACAATTATGCATGCTCAAATATTTAACCAACGCGCTGCAGCATCATTGGAG GGTCAGCACAGCAGCCAAGACAATAGTCTGTGTCAAGGGAAAACTGATGGAGGTGTACGAAAGCACCAAATTTCAGAGAATATTTCAAGAAAGGATAAGATTGATTATCTTGTGAGAACA CTTCTTGATCTCAAGGATAGCAAGGATGCTGTTTATGGTGCTCTTGATGCCTGGGTTGCATGGGAGCAAAACTTTCCTACAGCATCACTTAAGAGGGCGATGCTTATTCTTGAGAAGGAGCAACAGTGGCACAGAATCGTGCAG GTAATTAAATGGATGCTAAGCAAGGGGCAGGGAACCACAATGGGAACATATGGTCAATTAATACGAGCTTTAGATATGGACCAAAGAGCAGATGAAGCGCACAAGTTTTGGGAGAAGAAGATTGGCATAGATCTGCATTCTGTTCCTTGGCAGTTATGCAGACAAATGATAGCTATATACTACCGAAATAATATGTTAGAGAATCTTGTAAAG CTTTTTGAGGGCCTTGAAGCTTTTGATCGTAAACCTCCAGAGAAATCAATAGTTCTGAGAGTGGCAAATGCATATGAACTTTTAGGCAAGCTCAATGAAAAAGAGAAAGTCTTGCAGAAGTACAAGTATCTCTTGACTGAGAACGAATCACCCAAGAAATCAAAAAGGAATTTGtctaagaaaaagaacaaactgG CTTTCCTAGCGCAAAAAGGGACTTCATCAGGATGA